One region of Tistrella mobilis genomic DNA includes:
- a CDS encoding MaoC family dehydratase, which yields MVQTHVAVGENRYRESFGRYFEDFSVGDIYEHRPKRTITQNDNIWFTLLTMNTHPMHFDEEFAKHSEFGQCIVCSPFTVALLVGMSVTDVSQKAIANLGWKEIKLTHPVFAGDTLEAESEVLDKRESKSRPNAGIVTVRTRGMNQHGKVVCEFDRTMLIAKKGYDVEEKAGY from the coding sequence ATGGTGCAGACCCACGTGGCCGTCGGCGAGAACCGCTATCGCGAGAGCTTCGGCCGCTATTTCGAGGATTTCAGCGTCGGTGACATCTACGAGCACCGCCCGAAGCGGACCATCACCCAGAACGACAACATCTGGTTCACCCTGCTGACCATGAACACCCATCCGATGCATTTCGACGAGGAGTTCGCCAAACACTCCGAATTCGGCCAGTGCATCGTGTGCTCGCCCTTCACCGTCGCCCTGCTGGTCGGCATGAGCGTCACCGATGTCAGCCAGAAGGCGATCGCCAATCTGGGCTGGAAAGAGATCAAGCTGACCCATCCGGTCTTCGCCGGCGACACGCTGGAGGCGGAATCCGAGGTGCTGGACAAGCGCGAGAGCAAGTCGCGCCCCAATGCCGGCATCGTCACCGTGCGCACGCGGGGCATGAACCAGCACGGCAAGGTGGTCTGCGAATTCGACCGCACCATGCTGATCGCGAAAAAAGGTTACGACGTGGAAGAAAAGGCCGGTTACTGA
- a CDS encoding GNAT family N-acetyltransferase, translated as MTAPVEAPIHLDPAPMRPLDPADIPSLARLWHQGWRDGHLAAVSAGLARARRLESFVARLEAAPAGEVQVTGPEGSPSGFFWLKGACLDQFYVDPALRGRGLAAPLMAAAEARLAAAGVGIAWLVCVVGNDRAARFYEKAGWQRTATTPVQLQTADGPFEIVVWRYEKRLLPQTAGGSSRAKASWR; from the coding sequence ATGACCGCCCCTGTCGAGGCTCCCATCCATCTCGACCCGGCGCCGATGCGCCCGCTCGACCCCGCCGATATCCCGTCGCTGGCCCGGCTCTGGCACCAGGGCTGGCGCGACGGGCATCTGGCGGCGGTATCGGCGGGGCTCGCCCGGGCGCGGCGCCTGGAGAGCTTTGTGGCCCGGCTTGAGGCGGCGCCCGCAGGCGAGGTGCAGGTGACCGGGCCGGAGGGATCCCCTTCAGGCTTCTTCTGGCTGAAGGGGGCCTGTCTCGACCAGTTCTATGTCGATCCCGCCCTGCGTGGCCGGGGGCTGGCGGCGCCGCTGATGGCCGCTGCCGAAGCCCGGCTTGCCGCTGCCGGCGTCGGGATCGCCTGGCTCGTCTGCGTGGTCGGCAATGACCGGGCTGCGCGCTTCTACGAGAAGGCGGGATGGCAGCGCACCGCCACCACGCCCGTGCAGCTTCAGACCGCCGACGGCCCGTTCGAGATCGTGGTCTGGCGCTACGAGAAGCGGTTGCTGCCTCAGACGGCCGGCGGGTCGAGCCGCGCGAAGGCTTCCTGGCGCTGA
- a CDS encoding alpha/beta hydrolase has protein sequence MTDDAGLRGVRTLILDAGPHASSSGRLIRHLAAEEGDARVLRLSGTHEDMLSRVCRAVTTTPGVVVCGHNLGAALALHLADRPVAEAVGGLLLLAPADVEQRPGLEDHGPLPRGPLPFPTIIAARPGDPWMDAARLKRLALCWCAERVELGGDDDRPVLRRLLRRLLLRVRVERDGPVTSGRPPLMAEDGPPALGWLM, from the coding sequence ATGACCGATGATGCCGGACTGCGCGGCGTCCGGACATTGATCCTGGATGCCGGCCCCCATGCCAGCAGCTCGGGGCGCCTGATCCGCCATCTGGCTGCGGAAGAGGGCGATGCCCGGGTACTCCGCCTCAGCGGCACGCATGAAGACATGCTCTCAAGGGTCTGCCGGGCCGTAACCACCACCCCGGGTGTGGTCGTCTGCGGCCATAATCTGGGCGCGGCCCTGGCGCTGCATCTGGCAGACCGTCCGGTCGCGGAAGCCGTGGGTGGCCTGCTGCTGCTGGCCCCGGCCGATGTCGAGCAGCGCCCCGGGCTTGAAGATCACGGCCCCCTGCCCCGCGGCCCGCTGCCCTTCCCCACCATCATCGCCGCCCGGCCGGGGGATCCCTGGATGGATGCGGCCCGGCTGAAACGGCTGGCGCTCTGCTGGTGCGCGGAACGGGTGGAGCTTGGCGGCGACGACGACCGGCCGGTGCTGCGCCGCCTGCTGCGGCGGCTGCTGCTCAGGGTACGCGTCGAACGCGACGGGCCGGTCACCTCCGGCCGGCCGCCGCTGATGGCTGAAGACGGCCCGCCCGCCCTTGGCTGGCTGATGTGA
- the nthA gene encoding nitrile hydratase subunit alpha: MTRVNLVYTPRTEEEIAARVKAIEAILIEGGLMSEAGVDRFAAVYENEVGPRLGAGVVARAWTDPDFKARLLADASAACRELGIGGLQGEHMIVVENTDTVHNVVVCSLCSCYPWPVLGLPPNWFKSMPYRARIIREPRLCLKEDFRIDIPQETEIRVWDSNSEIRYWVLPQRPAGTEGMEADALAALVTRDSMIGTGFPRAA, encoded by the coding sequence ATGACCCGAGTCAATCTCGTCTACACGCCCCGCACCGAAGAAGAGATCGCGGCCCGCGTCAAGGCGATCGAGGCCATTCTGATCGAGGGCGGTCTGATGTCCGAGGCGGGTGTGGACCGCTTCGCCGCCGTTTATGAGAACGAGGTCGGCCCCCGGCTCGGCGCCGGGGTGGTGGCCAGGGCCTGGACCGATCCCGATTTCAAGGCCCGCCTGCTGGCGGATGCGAGTGCCGCCTGTCGTGAACTGGGGATCGGCGGCCTGCAGGGCGAACACATGATCGTCGTCGAGAACACCGACACGGTTCACAACGTCGTCGTCTGCTCGCTCTGCTCCTGCTATCCCTGGCCCGTGCTCGGCCTGCCGCCGAACTGGTTCAAGTCGATGCCCTATCGGGCCCGCATCATCCGCGAGCCGCGCCTCTGTCTGAAAGAGGATTTCCGGATCGACATCCCACAGGAGACCGAGATCCGGGTGTGGGATTCGAATTCCGAAATCCGCTACTGGGTGCTGCCGCAGCGCCCGGCCGGCACCGAAGGGATGGAGGCCGATGCGCTTGCCGCCCTGGTCACCCGGGATTCGATGATCGGCACCGGCTTCCCCCGGGCGGCCTGA
- a CDS encoding nitrile hydratase accessory protein, translated as MMPVSTSCSTDLAVLLERREGQVPFDKPWELRAFAIAVAACEAGEFAWGEFQEALTDAIRNWEAANPGFGPDQWNYYEHFVTALEVVLAQHRRLAADGLDDRARHILATPPHKHHVARYDPITIDRAGI; from the coding sequence ATGATGCCTGTATCGACAAGTTGCAGCACCGATCTGGCCGTTCTGCTTGAACGGCGCGAGGGGCAGGTGCCCTTCGACAAGCCCTGGGAATTGCGGGCCTTCGCCATCGCCGTTGCCGCCTGCGAGGCGGGCGAATTCGCCTGGGGCGAATTTCAGGAAGCGCTGACCGATGCCATCCGCAATTGGGAGGCGGCCAATCCGGGGTTCGGGCCGGACCAGTGGAACTATTACGAGCACTTCGTGACGGCGCTGGAAGTGGTCCTCGCGCAGCATCGGCGGCTTGCCGCCGATGGGCTGGATGACCGGGCGCGGCACATTCTCGCGACGCCACCGCACAAGCACCATGTCGCCCGCTACGATCCGATCACCATCGATCGGGCCGGTATCTGA
- a CDS encoding aldo/keto reductase: protein MEHRQLGASGLKLPVLGLGTGTFGGAGPLFGAWGNTDAAEARRMIDICLEAGVTLFDSADIYSDGASEEVLGQAIRGRRDQVILSTKMGLPTGPGGNDAGVGRDRLIRGVDAALRRLGTDRIDILQLHAHDAATPVEEVVATLDDLIRMGKLRHAGVSNYPGWALMKALAAADRTGRNRFVAHQVYYSLIGRDYEWELMKLGLDQKVGALVWSPLGWGRLTGRIGRNRPIPAGSRLHDTAAFAPPVDEALLYRVTDVLDDIAAETGRTVPQIAINWLLGRPTVTSVIIGARNEAQLRDNLGAVGWRLTADQIARLDAAGTRDAPYPHFPYQRQEAFARLDPPAV from the coding sequence ATGGAGCATCGTCAGCTCGGTGCCTCGGGCCTGAAACTGCCGGTTCTGGGGCTCGGCACCGGCACCTTCGGCGGCGCGGGGCCGCTGTTCGGCGCCTGGGGCAACACCGATGCCGCAGAGGCCCGGCGCATGATCGATATCTGCCTGGAAGCCGGCGTCACCCTGTTCGACAGTGCCGACATCTATTCCGACGGCGCTTCGGAAGAGGTGCTGGGCCAGGCGATTCGCGGCCGGCGCGACCAGGTGATCCTGTCGACCAAGATGGGCCTGCCCACGGGGCCCGGCGGCAACGATGCCGGTGTCGGCCGTGACCGGCTGATCCGGGGCGTGGACGCGGCGCTCCGCCGGCTCGGGACCGACCGGATCGATATCCTGCAGCTCCACGCCCATGATGCGGCGACCCCGGTGGAAGAGGTCGTGGCAACGCTCGATGATCTGATCCGCATGGGCAAGCTGCGCCATGCCGGCGTCTCGAACTATCCCGGCTGGGCCCTGATGAAGGCGCTGGCGGCCGCCGACCGCACCGGCCGCAACCGCTTCGTCGCCCATCAGGTCTACTATTCCCTGATCGGCCGCGATTACGAATGGGAGCTGATGAAGCTGGGGCTGGACCAGAAGGTCGGCGCCCTGGTCTGGAGCCCGCTGGGCTGGGGCCGGCTGACCGGCCGCATCGGCCGCAACCGGCCGATCCCCGCCGGCAGCCGGCTGCACGACACCGCCGCTTTCGCACCGCCGGTCGACGAGGCCCTGCTCTACCGCGTCACCGATGTTCTGGACGACATCGCGGCCGAGACCGGGCGGACGGTGCCGCAGATTGCGATCAACTGGCTGCTCGGCCGCCCGACCGTCACCTCGGTGATCATCGGTGCGCGCAACGAGGCGCAGCTGCGCGACAATCTGGGCGCCGTGGGCTGGCGGCTGACGGCGGATCAGATCGCCCGGCTCGACGCCGCCGGCACCCGGGATGCGCCCTATCCGCACTTCCCCTATCAGCGCCAGGAAGCCTTCGCGCGGCTCGACCCGCCGGCCGTCTGA
- the nthB gene encoding nitrile hydratase subunit beta: protein MNGIHDLGGIDGMGPVGPTAWEPPYHADWEKAAWALFPFAARAGMFGLDEFRKHLEGMHPLHYLTAFYYEHWVDAVERIGCEKGRWTREELDKRTAYYLQYPDAPLPPNDDLALVDFADQAVKNGFPAARPIDAAPKFRIGDKVVVDASVPRHHHRRPRYAMGRVGEIVMHHGAHVFPDTTAAGMGETAEHLYTVRFAQSELYGAAHADPNACQHVDMWEPYITLAPS, encoded by the coding sequence ATGAACGGTATTCACGACCTCGGCGGCATCGACGGGATGGGGCCGGTCGGCCCCACCGCCTGGGAGCCGCCCTATCATGCCGACTGGGAGAAGGCGGCCTGGGCGCTGTTCCCCTTCGCGGCCCGGGCCGGGATGTTCGGCCTGGACGAATTCCGCAAGCATCTGGAGGGGATGCACCCGCTCCACTACCTGACCGCCTTCTACTACGAGCATTGGGTGGATGCGGTGGAGCGGATCGGCTGCGAGAAGGGCCGCTGGACCCGCGAGGAGCTGGACAAGCGGACGGCCTATTATCTTCAGTATCCGGATGCGCCATTGCCGCCGAATGATGATCTGGCCCTCGTCGACTTCGCCGACCAGGCCGTGAAGAACGGCTTCCCGGCCGCCCGGCCGATCGACGCGGCGCCGAAATTCCGGATCGGTGACAAAGTCGTCGTCGATGCCTCGGTGCCGCGCCATCACCATCGCCGGCCCCGCTATGCCATGGGGCGTGTCGGCGAGATCGTGATGCATCACGGCGCCCATGTCTTTCCCGACACCACCGCTGCCGGCATGGGGGAGACGGCCGAACATCTCTACACCGTCCGCTTCGCCCAGTCTGAGCTCTATGGGGCGGCGCATGCAGATCCCAATGCATGCCAGCATGTCGACATGTGGGAGCCCTATATCACTCTGGCGCCGTCCTGA
- a CDS encoding acyl-CoA dehydrogenase family protein, protein MQFDHPPHVEALRQRLTDFMDHYILPAHGAVTRTFLEGGHPTEVIERLKARAWEAGLWNLFLPSLADDQPGVRLSNAEYAPLAEIMGRVPWASEVFNCAAPDSGNMELLQLFGTAAQKARWLDPLLLGEIRSVFCMSEPDAPSSDPTSLATTIRRDGDDYVVEGRKWFITGTRHPHLTFAIVFGVSDPEGLVERHRRHSFVIVPIDAPGVKIVRDITLMGAHAADGHGEIVFRNVRVPADNLIGAEGEAFAIAQARLGPGRVHHAMRSIGQCELALELMTERALERRIGGAPLADRANIREWIAESRIEIDQCRLLVMQAAWLMDVKGNAAARTAVSAIKVASARLQTRVLDRAMQVFGAAGLSPDTPLAGLWTWGRALRVLDGPDEVHLQTVAKAELKAARAAIGRNTRHFTGPVGI, encoded by the coding sequence ATGCAGTTCGACCATCCGCCCCATGTCGAGGCGTTGCGCCAGCGGCTGACGGATTTCATGGACCACTACATCCTGCCGGCCCATGGGGCTGTGACGCGCACCTTTCTGGAGGGAGGCCACCCGACGGAGGTGATCGAGCGGCTGAAGGCGCGGGCCTGGGAGGCCGGGTTGTGGAACCTGTTCCTGCCGTCGCTTGCCGACGACCAGCCGGGGGTCAGGCTGTCGAACGCCGAATACGCGCCGCTGGCCGAGATCATGGGCCGGGTGCCCTGGGCGTCGGAGGTGTTCAACTGCGCCGCCCCCGACAGCGGCAACATGGAACTGCTCCAGCTGTTCGGCACGGCGGCGCAGAAGGCGCGCTGGCTGGATCCGCTGCTCCTGGGAGAGATCCGGTCGGTGTTCTGCATGTCGGAGCCGGATGCGCCGTCCTCCGACCCCACCTCGCTGGCGACCACCATCCGCCGGGATGGTGACGACTATGTGGTCGAGGGGCGGAAATGGTTCATCACCGGCACCCGCCATCCGCATCTGACGTTTGCCATCGTTTTCGGTGTCTCGGATCCCGAGGGGCTGGTGGAGCGCCACCGGCGGCATTCCTTCGTGATCGTGCCGATCGACGCGCCGGGCGTGAAGATCGTGCGCGACATCACGCTGATGGGCGCGCATGCGGCCGACGGCCATGGCGAGATCGTGTTCCGCAATGTCCGGGTGCCGGCCGACAACCTGATCGGGGCCGAAGGGGAGGCGTTCGCCATCGCCCAGGCCCGGCTGGGGCCGGGACGGGTGCACCATGCCATGCGGTCCATCGGGCAGTGTGAACTGGCCCTGGAACTGATGACCGAGCGGGCGCTGGAACGGCGGATCGGCGGCGCGCCGCTGGCCGATCGCGCCAATATCCGCGAATGGATCGCCGAAAGCCGGATCGAGATCGATCAGTGCCGGCTGCTGGTGATGCAGGCGGCCTGGCTGATGGACGTGAAGGGCAATGCCGCGGCGCGCACGGCGGTCTCTGCGATCAAGGTCGCAAGCGCGCGGCTGCAGACCCGGGTGCTGGACCGGGCGATGCAGGTCTTCGGGGCCGCGGGCCTGTCGCCCGACACCCCGCTCGCGGGGCTCTGGACCTGGGGCCGGGCACTCAGGGTGCTGGACGGGCCCGACGAGGTGCATCTGCAGACGGTGGCGAAGGCTGAGCTGAAGGCGGCGCGGGCGGCGATCGGGCGGAACACCCGCCACTTCACCGGACCGGTCGGAATCTGA